The following are from one region of the Chromobacterium phragmitis genome:
- a CDS encoding SIS domain-containing protein, with product MASLMLEEALYSAEAVAAQHMYADEGLAALGRELSRISPRLALTVARGSSDHAASYFAYLVMQRLGIPVVSLPMSLVTLHQSPLAVEGQLAVALSQSGQSPDLVDTMKALSAAGAHTVALVNKQQSPLAEACHWAVPLCAGEEKSVAATKSYITSLSAVARLVAHWHNDDKLLAALENLPQRLHEAAAHDWSAAIEVLQPAERIMVVGRGLGFAVALEAALKFKETCAIQAEAFSGAEIKHGPMALIDDGYPLLIFAPRGPEQQGLIDLAEEMRGRGARVLLAAPDNVASRDLTLAVADDEALDPLLAIQSFYLMAARLSEARGLNPDVPRHLSKVTRTR from the coding sequence TTGGCCTCGTTGATGCTTGAGGAAGCGCTGTATTCCGCCGAAGCGGTCGCCGCGCAACACATGTACGCAGATGAAGGGCTGGCCGCGCTGGGGCGCGAGCTGTCCCGCATCAGTCCGCGCCTGGCGCTCACCGTCGCCCGCGGCAGTTCCGATCATGCCGCCAGCTACTTCGCCTACCTGGTGATGCAGCGGCTGGGCATTCCGGTGGTGTCGCTGCCGATGTCGCTGGTCACCCTGCACCAGTCGCCGCTGGCGGTGGAGGGCCAGTTGGCCGTGGCGCTGTCGCAATCCGGCCAGAGTCCGGACCTGGTGGACACCATGAAAGCCCTGTCCGCCGCCGGCGCCCACACCGTGGCGCTGGTCAACAAGCAGCAATCGCCGTTGGCGGAAGCCTGCCATTGGGCGGTGCCGCTGTGCGCCGGCGAGGAGAAGAGCGTCGCCGCCACCAAGAGCTACATCACGTCGCTGTCCGCCGTCGCTCGCCTGGTCGCCCATTGGCACAACGACGACAAGCTGCTCGCCGCGCTGGAAAACCTGCCGCAGCGCCTGCACGAGGCGGCCGCTCATGACTGGTCAGCTGCGATCGAGGTATTGCAGCCGGCCGAACGCATCATGGTGGTCGGCCGCGGCCTGGGCTTCGCCGTCGCGCTGGAAGCCGCGCTGAAGTTCAAGGAAACCTGCGCCATCCAGGCCGAAGCCTTCTCCGGCGCCGAGATCAAGCACGGCCCGATGGCCCTGATCGACGACGGCTACCCGCTGCTGATCTTCGCGCCGCGCGGTCCGGAGCAGCAGGGCCTGATCGATCTGGCCGAGGAAATGCGCGGCCGGGGCGCGCGCGTGCTGCTGGCCGCGCCGGACAATGTGGCCAGCCGCGACCTGACGCTGGCGGTGGCCGACGACGAGGCGCTGGACCCGCTGCTGGCGATCCAGAGCTTCTACCTGATGGCGGCCCGCCTGTCAGAGGCGCGCGGCCTGAATCCGGACGTGCCGCGCCACCTGTCCAAGGTGACCCGCACCCGCTGA
- the nagA gene encoding N-acetylglucosamine-6-phosphate deacetylase: MIETQTLQGRILTAAGWMDGAVRLAADGRIAAIDASLASGRQPERYLLPGFIDLHVHGGGGVDIMEGGAAVNHVARLHARFGTTSLLATTMTAPPEEISRVLADIGRCSRERAPGGSRVLGVHLEGPYINPGKLGAQPDDACQAAMGQIDAYRALAPISLITLAPEIPNHLEIIRQLSAQGVRMQMGHTLGSYEQAVAALEQGASGFTHLFNAMTGLHHREPGVVGAALAHAEYAELIPDLLHVHPGAIRTALRAIPRLYCVTDSTAAAGMPDGQYKLGSHSVTKCMGGVRLADGTLAGSTLTMDQALRNLVSIGLPLADASHRLSLYPADYLGLADRGRLEAGAWADIVVMDADLNLQQVFVEGEKIGLVDA, from the coding sequence ATGATTGAAACGCAGACCTTGCAGGGCCGCATCCTGACAGCCGCGGGCTGGATGGACGGCGCCGTGCGCCTGGCGGCCGACGGCCGCATCGCAGCGATAGACGCCAGCCTGGCATCGGGCCGGCAGCCGGAGCGCTACTTGCTGCCCGGCTTCATCGACCTGCACGTGCACGGCGGCGGCGGCGTGGACATCATGGAGGGCGGCGCGGCCGTCAACCATGTGGCCCGGCTGCACGCGCGCTTCGGCACCACCTCCTTGCTGGCCACCACCATGACCGCGCCGCCCGAGGAAATCTCCCGCGTGCTGGCGGACATCGGCCGCTGCAGCCGGGAGCGGGCGCCGGGCGGCAGCCGCGTGCTGGGCGTGCACCTGGAAGGTCCATACATCAATCCCGGCAAGCTGGGCGCCCAGCCCGACGACGCCTGTCAGGCGGCGATGGGGCAGATAGACGCCTACCGCGCGCTGGCGCCGATCTCGCTGATCACGCTGGCGCCGGAGATCCCCAACCATCTGGAGATCATCCGCCAGCTCAGCGCCCAGGGCGTCAGAATGCAGATGGGCCACACCCTCGGCAGCTACGAGCAGGCGGTGGCCGCGCTGGAGCAGGGCGCTTCCGGCTTCACTCACCTCTTCAACGCCATGACCGGCTTGCACCATCGCGAGCCGGGCGTGGTGGGCGCGGCCTTGGCGCATGCCGAATACGCCGAGCTGATTCCCGATTTGCTTCACGTCCATCCCGGCGCCATCCGCACGGCCTTGCGCGCCATTCCGCGGCTGTATTGCGTCACGGATTCCACCGCCGCGGCCGGCATGCCGGACGGCCAGTACAAGCTGGGCTCGCACTCGGTGACCAAGTGCATGGGCGGCGTTCGCCTGGCCGACGGCACCCTGGCCGGCAGCACGCTGACCATGGATCAGGCGCTGCGCAACCTGGTGTCCATCGGCCTGCCGCTGGCGGACGCCTCGCATCGCCTGTCGCTGTACCCGGCGGACTATCTGGGCCTGGCCGACCGAGGCCGGCTGGAGGCCGGCGCTTGGGCCGACATCGTGGTGATGGACGCGGATCTCAATTTGCAGCAAGTCTTTGTAGAGGGAGAGAAAATTGGCCTCGTTGATGCTTGA
- a CDS encoding GntR family transcriptional regulator — protein sequence MENRWQALKPDENLSTPLYLQLSRKLADAINAGWWQADEALPSERTFSEELGISRVTARKAMDVLLEQGMIRRRQGSGTFITPRLEQPLSRLTGFTEQLRLRGFVPSSVWLERGVFAPSNEEVIKLGLSPTSMVARLKRQRLADGVVMAIEMSTMPVAYLPDPQAVGTSLYAHLDAAGHSVVRALQHIRAVNASGDVAQLAGIRPGEAMLLITRIGFNADNVAIELTDTYCRNDYYDFVAELKR from the coding sequence ATGGAAAACCGCTGGCAAGCATTGAAACCGGATGAAAACCTGAGCACGCCGCTGTATCTGCAGCTGTCGCGCAAACTGGCCGACGCGATCAACGCCGGCTGGTGGCAGGCGGACGAGGCGCTGCCGTCCGAGCGCACGTTTTCGGAAGAACTGGGCATTTCGCGGGTGACCGCGCGCAAGGCGATGGACGTGCTGCTGGAGCAGGGCATGATCCGCCGGCGCCAGGGTTCAGGCACCTTCATCACGCCCCGGCTGGAGCAACCGCTGTCGCGGCTGACCGGCTTCACCGAGCAGCTGCGGCTGCGCGGCTTCGTGCCGTCCTCGGTGTGGCTGGAGCGCGGCGTGTTCGCGCCCAGCAATGAAGAAGTGATCAAGCTGGGGCTGTCGCCGACCTCGATGGTGGCGCGGCTGAAGCGCCAGCGCCTCGCCGACGGCGTGGTGATGGCGATAGAAATGAGCACGATGCCGGTGGCGTACTTGCCGGATCCGCAGGCGGTGGGCACTTCGCTGTACGCCCATTTGGACGCGGCCGGCCATTCGGTGGTGCGGGCTTTGCAGCATATCCGGGCGGTGAACGCCTCGGGCGACGTGGCCCAGCTTGCGGGCATCCGTCCCGGCGAGGCGATGTTGCTGATCACGCGGATCGGCTTCAACGCCGACAACGTGGCGATCGAGCTGACCGACACCTATTGCCGCAACGATTATTACGACTTTGTAGCCGAACTGAAACGATGA
- a CDS encoding lytic polysaccharide monooxygenase, whose protein sequence is MKLHWHLPAALTLSCLAVPLWAHGTMEVPINRTYSCFLEGPEAPKTAACQAAKQVGGTQAMYDWNGINQNPQGDNHQAAVQDGTLCGGGKSEFKGFNLARSDWRSTSIVPDASGNYEFVYKATAPHATKYFKFYVTRNGWNPSMPLKWSDLELFGTYNGTPPLDASKRYKMTMKLPAGKTGPHIIFNVWKRSDSEEAFYSCSDVRFGGDPAPPAANPWKEIGNVAARENLPAGSSATLRVFDSQGRDAEKHTVALNAAGGQTANWPYELALKVNAASPSIRIGVMKSQQRAVSIVPVKDATANRVYLNDSYKGYSFTIDLKKGDGGAQPPAANAWREGGQYAAGQVVGYQGKSYRCLQAHTAWAGAGWTPSTQATLWQPL, encoded by the coding sequence ATGAAACTGCATTGGCATCTTCCCGCCGCGTTGACCCTGAGCTGCCTGGCCGTCCCGCTTTGGGCCCATGGCACCATGGAAGTCCCGATCAACCGCACTTACAGCTGCTTCCTGGAGGGCCCGGAAGCGCCCAAGACCGCCGCCTGCCAGGCCGCGAAGCAAGTGGGCGGCACCCAGGCGATGTACGACTGGAACGGCATCAACCAAAATCCGCAAGGCGACAATCACCAGGCCGCGGTGCAGGACGGCACCCTGTGCGGCGGCGGCAAGTCCGAGTTCAAGGGCTTCAACCTCGCCCGCAGCGACTGGCGCAGCACCAGCATCGTGCCTGACGCCAGCGGCAACTACGAATTCGTCTACAAAGCCACCGCTCCGCACGCCACCAAATATTTCAAGTTCTACGTCACCCGCAATGGCTGGAATCCATCCATGCCGCTGAAGTGGTCCGACCTGGAGCTGTTCGGCACTTACAACGGCACGCCGCCGCTGGACGCCAGCAAGCGCTACAAGATGACGATGAAGCTGCCCGCCGGCAAAACCGGCCCCCACATCATCTTCAATGTCTGGAAGCGCTCCGACAGCGAAGAGGCCTTCTACTCGTGCTCCGATGTCCGCTTCGGCGGCGACCCCGCGCCGCCGGCCGCCAATCCGTGGAAAGAAATCGGCAACGTCGCCGCGCGGGAAAACCTGCCGGCCGGCAGCAGCGCCACGCTGCGCGTGTTCGACAGCCAGGGCCGCGACGCCGAGAAGCACACGGTGGCACTGAACGCCGCCGGCGGCCAGACCGCCAACTGGCCGTACGAGCTGGCCTTGAAGGTGAACGCCGCCTCACCGTCCATCCGCATCGGCGTGATGAAATCGCAGCAGCGCGCCGTCTCCATCGTTCCGGTGAAAGACGCCACCGCCAATCGCGTCTACCTGAACGACAGCTACAAAGGCTACAGCTTCACCATTGACCTGAAGAAGGGAGACGGCGGCGCGCAGCCGCCGGCCGCCAACGCCTGGAGGGAAGGCGGCCAATACGCGGCCGGCCAGGTCGTCGGCTACCAGGGCAAGTCTTACCGCTGCCTGCAGGCGCACACCGCCTGGGCCGGCGCGGGCTGGACGCCGTCCACCCAAGCCACGCTGTGGCAGCCGCTGTAA
- the yedA gene encoding drug/metabolite exporter YedA, producing MPFSRLAPLTLAAFLALYVVWGSTYLVIRIGVESWPPLLMAGIRFLLAGSLVLAYLVWKRTPWPNARQLGGAALLGVLMPAIGNGLVTVAEREVSSGAAALVIATVPLFTLLFARWFGHRSRPLEWAGMALGVLGIALLNLGSSLSASPRGAALLILASAGWALGSAWSKKLPQPAGAMGSAWIMICGGLALVASSFAVGERLAAWPGVEGWAALLYLTVFGSMIAYSAYLHLLKTVSAAAATSYAYVNPVIAVLLGAVFLGEHVGVHEMLAMMVIVTAVVLISWRR from the coding sequence ATGCCTTTTTCACGCCTCGCGCCGCTGACGCTGGCCGCCTTTCTCGCGCTTTATGTCGTCTGGGGCTCCACTTATCTGGTGATCCGCATCGGCGTCGAATCCTGGCCGCCGCTGTTGATGGCGGGCATCCGCTTCCTGCTGGCCGGCAGCTTGGTGCTGGCTTATCTCGTCTGGAAGCGGACGCCGTGGCCGAATGCGCGCCAGCTGGGCGGCGCGGCCTTGCTGGGCGTGCTGATGCCGGCGATAGGCAATGGGCTGGTGACGGTGGCCGAGCGCGAGGTGTCGTCCGGCGCGGCGGCGCTGGTGATCGCCACGGTGCCGCTGTTCACGCTGCTGTTCGCCCGCTGGTTCGGCCACCGGTCGCGGCCGCTGGAGTGGGCGGGGATGGCGCTGGGGGTGCTGGGCATCGCGCTGCTGAATCTGGGTTCCAGCCTTAGCGCCAGCCCGCGCGGCGCGGCGCTGCTGATCCTGGCCTCGGCCGGCTGGGCGCTGGGCTCGGCCTGGAGCAAGAAGCTGCCGCAGCCGGCAGGCGCGATGGGCAGCGCCTGGATCATGATCTGCGGCGGCCTGGCGCTGGTGGCCTCAAGCTTCGCAGTCGGAGAGCGCCTGGCCGCCTGGCCCGGCGTCGAGGGCTGGGCCGCGCTGCTGTATCTGACGGTGTTCGGCTCGATGATCGCCTACAGCGCGTATCTGCATCTGCTGAAGACGGTGTCGGCGGCGGCGGCTACCAGTTACGCCTATGTCAATCCGGTGATCGCGGTGCTGCTGGGCGCGGTATTTTTGGGCGAGCATGTCGGCGTTCACGAAATGCTCGCCATGATGGTGATCGTGACGGCGGTGGTGCTGATCAGTTGGCGCCGCTGA
- the tolQ gene encoding protein TolQ, translated as MQQISFISLILNASLLVQLVMAGLALTSVLSWALIFNKVSVLRAAKRHSEEFERNFWSGADLNRLYEDVCRRSDTVGMERIFQSGFAEFLKQRGRSGAELSDIMDGSRRAMRAAAQRELDALDSHTSFLATVGSVSPYIGLFGTVWGIMHAFIGLGNAGQATLSTVAPGIAEALVATAIGLFAAIPAVVAYNRFATDVDRLATRFDTYMEEFSNILQRLATR; from the coding sequence GTGCAACAGATTTCTTTTATCAGCCTGATCCTGAACGCCAGCCTGCTGGTGCAGCTGGTGATGGCCGGCCTGGCGCTGACGTCGGTGCTGTCCTGGGCGCTGATCTTCAACAAGGTCTCGGTGCTGCGGGCCGCCAAGCGCCACAGCGAGGAGTTCGAGCGCAATTTCTGGAGCGGAGCGGATTTGAACCGCCTGTACGAGGATGTGTGCCGCCGCAGCGACACCGTGGGCATGGAGCGCATCTTCCAGTCCGGCTTCGCCGAATTCCTGAAGCAGCGCGGCCGCAGCGGCGCCGAGCTGTCCGACATCATGGATGGCTCCCGCCGCGCGATGAGGGCGGCGGCGCAGCGCGAGCTGGATGCGCTGGACAGCCATACCTCCTTCTTGGCCACGGTCGGCTCGGTCAGCCCTTATATCGGCTTGTTCGGCACGGTGTGGGGCATCATGCATGCCTTCATCGGCCTGGGCAACGCCGGCCAGGCGACGCTGAGCACGGTGGCGCCGGGCATCGCCGAGGCGCTGGTGGCCACGGCGATCGGCCTGTTCGCGGCGATCCCGGCGGTGGTGGCGTACAACCGCTTCGCCACCGACGTCGACCGCCTCGCCACCCGCTTCGACACCTATATGGAAGAGTTCTCCAATATCTTGCAGCGGCTGGCGACGCGTTAA
- a CDS encoding L-threonylcarbamoyladenylate synthase: protein MKSGSGPLPRLPGSRLQQRSRKQLRVGGVIAYSTESCYGLGCRPLDARAIRRVLAIKARPNHKGLIVIAADVEQIRHLVKPLSAAQRAELARYWPGPYTFLLPASRRVPPALRGRHHKIAVRVTAHGEAAALCRRLGTALVSTSANRAGQKSLKTARACRMAFKDKVLTLPGRIGKRRKPSTIIDLESGRVLR, encoded by the coding sequence ATGAAGTCCGGTTCCGGCCCCTTGCCGCGCCTGCCAGGCAGCCGCCTGCAGCAACGGTCCCGCAAGCAGTTGCGCGTTGGCGGCGTCATCGCTTATTCCACCGAATCCTGTTACGGTTTGGGTTGCCGCCCGCTGGATGCCCGGGCGATACGCCGGGTGCTGGCGATCAAGGCGCGCCCCAATCACAAGGGTTTGATCGTCATCGCCGCCGATGTCGAGCAGATCCGCCACTTGGTCAAGCCGTTGTCCGCCGCGCAGCGCGCGGAACTGGCGCGCTATTGGCCCGGTCCATATACCTTTTTGCTGCCGGCGTCGCGGCGGGTGCCGCCGGCTTTGCGCGGCAGGCATCACAAGATCGCGGTGCGGGTGACCGCCCATGGCGAGGCGGCGGCGTTGTGCCGGCGCCTGGGCACGGCGCTGGTGTCCACCTCGGCCAACCGGGCGGGGCAGAAGTCGCTGAAGACGGCGCGAGCCTGTCGAATGGCTTTCAAGGACAAGGTGCTGACGCTGCCGGGCCGCATCGGCAAGCGGCGCAAGCCATCGACCATCATCGATCTGGAGAGCGGCCGCGTATTGCGCTAG
- a CDS encoding KpsF/GutQ family sugar-phosphate isomerase has protein sequence MIHATQGKLIVCGMGKSGIIGRKIAATFASTGTSSFFVHPGEAFHGDLGMISPQDSVLLLSNSGETEEVLRLLPYLKHIGAPVLAITGRSDSTLAREADCALLVPIEREACPHNLAPTTSTTLTLVMGDALAVALMELRQFQPTDFARFHPGGSLGRKLLTRVRDVMTPGIPSNHPGDNFKQVVNSMTKGCLGLTVVLGDEGNLLGIVTDGDLRRGMERHESPHALQARQLMTPAPLTISCDAMFAEAEELMLKRKITSLVAVDQYDRPVGIIKYFDL, from the coding sequence ATGATTCATGCCACGCAAGGCAAGCTGATCGTCTGCGGCATGGGCAAATCCGGCATCATCGGCCGCAAAATCGCCGCCACCTTCGCCTCCACCGGCACCTCCAGTTTCTTTGTCCATCCCGGAGAGGCCTTTCATGGCGACCTGGGCATGATCAGCCCGCAAGACAGCGTGCTCTTGCTGTCCAACAGCGGCGAGACCGAGGAAGTGCTGCGCCTGCTGCCCTACCTGAAACACATCGGCGCGCCGGTACTGGCCATCACCGGCAGAAGCGACTCCACGCTGGCCCGCGAGGCGGACTGCGCGTTGCTGGTGCCCATCGAGCGCGAAGCCTGCCCTCACAATCTGGCCCCCACCACGTCAACCACCCTGACACTGGTAATGGGCGATGCGCTGGCTGTGGCCTTGATGGAACTGCGCCAGTTCCAGCCCACCGACTTCGCCCGCTTCCATCCCGGCGGCTCGCTGGGCAGAAAGCTGCTGACCCGCGTCCGCGATGTGATGACGCCAGGCATTCCCAGCAATCACCCGGGCGACAACTTCAAGCAAGTCGTCAACAGCATGACCAAGGGCTGTCTGGGCCTGACCGTGGTATTGGGCGATGAGGGGAATCTGCTAGGCATCGTGACCGATGGCGATCTGCGCCGGGGCATGGAGCGCCACGAATCGCCGCATGCGCTGCAAGCCCGGCAACTGATGACGCCCGCTCCCCTGACGATTTCCTGCGACGCGATGTTTGCCGAAGCGGAAGAGCTGATGCTGAAACGCAAGATCACCTCTCTGGTCGCGGTAGACCAATACGACCGCCCCGTCGGCATCATCAAGTATTTCGACCTGTGA
- a CDS encoding ABC transporter permease codes for MTAHHGWGVMRSSVHALFLRELKTRFGEYRLGYLWALLEPVAHMVVMLAIIGYLLHRTMPDISFPIFLLCGIVPYALFSNIATRSLNAVEANRGLFSYRPVHPVDAVLARSLLECLIQTSCFAVLLLILWLLGESMRLNDIPGLIAIWLALALLSQGIGFVFMVLGHAFKAADKILPILIKPLYFASGVMFSLHIIPAEYRWLVDWNPLLHAFELMRHAVFPGYPLYGVSLSYLWLCALAMSFVGLLLYKAREPAILRS; via the coding sequence GTGACGGCGCACCATGGCTGGGGCGTGATGCGCAGTTCGGTGCACGCGCTGTTTCTGAGAGAGCTGAAAACCCGCTTCGGCGAATACCGCCTGGGCTACCTGTGGGCCTTGCTGGAGCCGGTTGCCCACATGGTGGTGATGCTGGCGATCATCGGCTATCTGCTGCATCGCACGATGCCCGACATCTCGTTCCCGATTTTCCTGCTGTGCGGCATCGTGCCCTATGCGCTGTTCTCCAATATCGCCACCCGTTCGCTGAACGCGGTGGAGGCCAACCGCGGCCTGTTCAGCTATCGGCCGGTTCACCCGGTAGACGCGGTCTTGGCGCGCAGCCTGCTGGAATGCCTGATCCAGACATCCTGCTTCGCCGTGCTGCTTCTCATCCTCTGGCTGCTAGGGGAATCCATGCGGCTGAACGACATCCCTGGCCTGATCGCCATCTGGCTGGCGCTGGCGCTGTTGTCGCAAGGCATTGGATTTGTCTTCATGGTGTTGGGCCATGCGTTCAAGGCGGCGGACAAGATCCTGCCCATCTTGATCAAGCCCTTGTACTTCGCCAGCGGCGTGATGTTCTCTTTGCACATCATTCCCGCCGAATACCGCTGGCTGGTGGACTGGAACCCGCTGCTGCATGCCTTTGAACTGATGCGCCATGCGGTGTTTCCCGGCTACCCGCTCTACGGAGTCAGCCTTTCCTATCTCTGGCTGTGCGCGCTGGCCATGTCCTTTGTCGGGCTTCTGCTCTACAAGGCCCGCGAGCCGGCCATCCTACGCTCATGA
- a CDS encoding ABC transporter ATP-binding protein — MIQIRNLSKSYRTPAGRHYVFRDLDLDIPSGVSVGLIGRNGAGKSTLLRILGGMDRPDCGQVRATGRISWPVGLASGFQGSMTGRENVKFVARLYAAKHELAEKVAFVEAFAELGKHFDMPIKTYSSGMRSRLGFGLSMAFDFDYYLVDEVTAVGDASFKAKSARIIEQKRKHSQFLMVSHNLAEIRRFCDAALLLGRDGVRYFPLIDEAIAAYQKDEDVQVV, encoded by the coding sequence ATGATACAGATCCGCAATCTCAGCAAGTCCTATCGCACGCCGGCCGGCCGGCATTACGTGTTCCGGGACCTGGACCTCGACATTCCATCCGGCGTCAGCGTCGGCCTGATCGGCCGCAACGGCGCCGGCAAGTCCACCTTGCTGCGTATTCTGGGCGGCATGGACCGGCCCGACTGCGGGCAGGTGCGCGCCACCGGCCGCATCTCCTGGCCGGTCGGCCTGGCAAGCGGCTTCCAAGGCAGCATGACCGGCCGCGAGAACGTCAAGTTCGTCGCTCGCCTCTACGCGGCCAAACACGAACTCGCCGAAAAAGTGGCCTTCGTCGAGGCCTTCGCCGAACTTGGCAAACACTTCGACATGCCGATCAAGACCTATTCCTCCGGCATGCGCTCACGGCTGGGATTCGGCCTGTCGATGGCCTTCGACTTCGACTACTACCTGGTCGATGAAGTCACCGCCGTCGGCGACGCCAGCTTCAAGGCCAAGAGCGCCCGCATCATCGAACAGAAACGGAAACACAGCCAGTTCCTGATGGTTTCCCACAACCTGGCCGAGATCAGGCGTTTCTGCGATGCCGCCCTGCTGCTTGGCCGCGATGGCGTCCGCTACTTCCCCCTGATAGACGAAGCCATAGCGGCTTACCAGAAAGACGAAGATGTTCAAGTGGTTTGA
- a CDS encoding polysaccharide biosynthesis/export family protein — MRPTPIALTLVSSLTLAMPAAHAGPGNSQADPAQLAVMKPGKPAAELPQAATAPQVPVQAPGRMFGSQLFGGAFRHSAGSGFNPDYQISIGDRVSLRLWGAFLFDGQLMVDPQGNIFVPNVGPVMVAGARNGELNQLVGNHVRRVYKANVNVYAALDVAQPVKVFVTGFVTQPGLYGGIAADSVLSYLDKAGGVDPDRGSYVDISIRRGDTIRKRLSLYDFLLKGRLDLAQFSDGDVIVVGPRQHTFAISGEVYNAYDFEFGQSRISVSDALAMARPKPGATHVSIIRRQGSEKTSEYYPLAQAGDVQLNDGDQLTVTADRYAGTIQVRVEGAHSGEHAIVLPYGATMADVLAKVRSNSMSQTDSIQLFRKSVAERQKTMLALSLQKLQETAFSARSSTKEESELRTREAELIERFVAKAGKVEPKGQVVLNEKALQTTLLEDGDVIRIPEKTSVVMVHGDVLFPNAVSWQSGLNVGDYVEQVGGYNQSADKSRLVLMKQNGEALPVSERAKVAAGDEVMVMPKIDSKNIEVTRGITQILYQIAVAAKVILDL, encoded by the coding sequence ATGCGACCGACCCCTATCGCTCTGACGCTCGTATCGAGCCTGACGCTCGCCATGCCTGCCGCTCATGCAGGCCCAGGAAATAGCCAAGCCGATCCGGCCCAACTGGCCGTCATGAAACCGGGCAAGCCCGCAGCGGAACTGCCGCAAGCCGCCACCGCGCCGCAAGTACCGGTGCAGGCGCCTGGGCGGATGTTCGGTTCCCAGCTGTTCGGCGGCGCCTTCCGCCACAGCGCCGGCAGCGGCTTCAATCCCGATTACCAGATCAGCATCGGCGACCGCGTCTCCTTGCGCCTGTGGGGCGCCTTCCTGTTCGACGGCCAACTGATGGTGGACCCACAGGGCAATATCTTCGTGCCCAATGTCGGCCCGGTGATGGTGGCCGGCGCCCGCAACGGCGAATTGAACCAACTGGTCGGCAACCATGTTCGCAGGGTGTACAAGGCCAACGTCAATGTCTACGCGGCGCTTGACGTCGCGCAGCCGGTCAAGGTCTTCGTCACTGGCTTCGTCACACAGCCCGGCCTTTACGGCGGCATCGCCGCCGACAGCGTGCTCAGCTACCTGGACAAAGCCGGCGGCGTCGACCCCGACCGCGGCAGCTACGTGGATATTTCCATCCGCCGCGGCGACACCATCCGCAAACGCCTCAGCCTGTACGACTTCCTGCTCAAGGGCCGGCTGGACCTGGCGCAGTTCTCCGACGGCGACGTGATCGTCGTCGGCCCCCGCCAGCACACCTTCGCCATCTCGGGCGAGGTCTACAACGCCTACGACTTCGAATTCGGCCAATCCCGCATCAGCGTCAGCGACGCGCTGGCGATGGCCCGCCCCAAACCCGGCGCCACCCACGTCAGCATCATCCGCCGCCAGGGCAGCGAAAAGACCAGCGAGTACTACCCGCTGGCCCAGGCCGGCGATGTGCAACTGAACGACGGCGACCAGCTCACCGTCACCGCCGACCGCTACGCCGGCACCATCCAGGTCCGCGTGGAAGGCGCGCACTCCGGCGAGCACGCCATCGTGCTGCCCTATGGGGCGACGATGGCCGACGTCTTGGCCAAAGTCCGCTCCAACAGCATGTCGCAAACCGACTCTATCCAGTTGTTCCGCAAGTCGGTGGCCGAACGCCAGAAAACCATGCTGGCGCTGTCATTGCAAAAGCTGCAGGAAACCGCCTTCTCCGCCCGCTCCTCCACCAAGGAGGAGTCCGAGCTGCGCACCCGCGAAGCCGAGTTGATCGAACGCTTCGTCGCCAAGGCCGGCAAAGTCGAGCCCAAGGGCCAGGTCGTGCTGAACGAAAAAGCCCTGCAAACCACCCTGCTGGAAGATGGCGACGTGATCCGGATACCGGAAAAAACCAGCGTGGTCATGGTCCATGGCGACGTGCTGTTCCCCAATGCGGTCAGCTGGCAGTCGGGACTGAACGTGGGCGACTACGTGGAACAAGTGGGCGGTTACAACCAGAGCGCCGACAAATCCCGCCTGGTTCTCATGAAACAGAACGGCGAGGCGCTGCCCGTCAGCGAACGCGCCAAAGTAGCAGCCGGCGACGAAGTGATGGTGATGCCGAAGATAGACAGCAAGAACATCGAAGTCACCCGCGGGATTACTCAAATTCTTTATCAAATTGCAGTAGCGGCCAAAGTTATTCTTGATCTATAA